In Gossypium hirsutum isolate 1008001.06 chromosome A10, Gossypium_hirsutum_v2.1, whole genome shotgun sequence, the DNA window aaaatgaaatgaaaggaacaaaaagaaaatacTAAGAAGGACAAAAAAAAGAGTGGCCacaaaaaaaaattgggaaaaaTTTAATTTACAGGAGAACCCCTCCACAAAAATAGACaacaaaagaaaaatgttttCCATAAAAATTGTGTGTACTAATGTGCCATTGTATTAATGAAGAAAAGTACAATtcgaaaattaataaaataattttaaaatataaatttattataatataatacaaaatataaaattacaaaatgcaataaataactatttttaaaaaattgatttatacTTTTACTCATTTGtcgatttaataattaaaaccaacttacattaaaaaataaaacattttttaaataaatgattttcttaaagaataattaataatactatttttattttctcattaaGTAAAAcgataaaaaattacaaatataaagaTTGATAACATATGTtgaatagtattaaaatataaatttattattattggtCTGACAAAGTCTATCCGAATAGAATCATTGGATTTTGAGAAAGAAAGGACACCGTCCAGCCTTATATATAGGACGATAGTGTACATATATTTCAGCAGAAAGCAAATAAAGCTTACATAATATACACCCACAATCCATCAACAATGGCGGAGGAGAACGTGTTTGGGAAGCCAATTACGGAGGCAGATAACACGGCGTCTGAGAAGCCGATTACTGAGTCTGAGGAAGATAATGTGCTGGACGAAGCAGCCTTGGAGTTAACTTTGTCCGAAGCTAGGTCAGGCAGTAACTTGTTTGGGACGGCAATTGACCAGGCTTTTGTGATGGGAATCCCGGAGTATGCGAACAGAGCACGCTTGGACAGATCAGTGGTGGCCATGCAGTGGAAAGATCGAGGTGGTAACTACACCGCCGCCGTGGACTACGTGAGGGAAGTGAAGAGGCGATGGGGCAATGGAGTCTCAACACTTTGCGTGCTTTACAATGGAACCGGTGAACGTCTGACATACCACACTGACAATGATTGGTGGGGGAGCATTTACTTGCCCTACCCACAAATCATCGAAAATGGGCAGTGGGCCTGTTTTTTTCATGTGAAAAGAACAGCGGCGGCTTCCGGCTCGATGGGCGCCGTCGTTTATCGTGGCAAAAACAAAGAGGGCGAAGACACTGACTGGTTGGTAGCTTGGGACAATCCTTGGAATACGCTTAGGTTTACCAACCAGGTACATAATATTATCCGAATGCATGCATGCACGTTGAGATATATACAAACATGTTTAAGAGTATAATATTAATCTATGTGGATGGATGGCACACTGCAGGCTTATGCGGAGATCAACCAAGCTGGGCATTATGATAGGATTGATTGGGAAGCACTTGGGAGAACCATATCATCGGCTGGTCGGCAGTATCGTGCGGCATGGAGAGGATGCGTTGCGCAAGTCCAAACCGAAATTGACACTTCGCCTCTCTGGGAGGGAGTGCTGTCGCTAGAATAATCATCCTGTTTAAGCTGGGAGGGCAACCAAATAAGGCATTAGCTTGCTTAATTGGCAGTCATTAAATAATTGCCCTTGCCACCGATCTGTTGTCAATCATCCTGTGTTCTGTTTTTGTTTTGTAATGTTCGCAATAAGCGTTGTTCTATATGGCTTGCTTTCTGTCGGCGGTCTATTATGTGTCTTTTCCTTAATAAAtgcaaaatattataatttatttaacatcTAACAGAGACATGATGAATGACATCTTTTGCTTAGGTTCCATTTCATAATTAACAATTttctgatttatttatttttaatattatctttGCAGTGTCAGATGCAGATATCAGAATACATTTGCTTCTATTTATGAGATTTTGGAGTCTTCCTTATGATTATGAATATAAGAATGCTCATACCACATATTTTCTTCCAAATATCTTCTCCTATGGTGGTCTCAGTTTTGGAAAATCAATTGGTAGTTATAACCCTAAAAGGGCAATGATGATGGATGAGGTTTTGAGAGTTGTGAAGTAAATAACGGCGGAGGTGGGAATTTTTTATAAGATAAAGAATTTGGTTGTacatttttatgatagtaaaaatataattttattattttaatagtttatatttttataatttttaaagaattaaaataaatttttattattttaaaaaaattaaaatataattttattattactaattaaaaattttataaattataaataaacaaaattaaaattttaccagtCACCACCCTGTGCCACTGGAAGTGGGGTATGGAGCATGTATCAACAACAACAGATTTAATAACAAATGTCTTCAAGTGTTGAATTAGTGGTATGACTTAtgagtgagtgagtgagtgagtgCAAGGTCGTCTGCATTCCGTCATGGAATCTTAAGGGCATATTCTTATTTATATTGTTTGGATGATAAGGAGGATGGTGAGTTTGAGAGATTGAAATAGTTCCAAATAAAAGATTGGATTAAATCAATTAAGTTTAGttaataaattgattttaattttaatcaattgaattaaataaattaatcagaCCTAAAACCCATCATATGATAAGTTTATTTATCAAAACTTTATTGAAACACACTAGTCACAAGCTTAGTAAAAAATATAACCCTCTAATTTTGGCACTTTTACccttcaattattattattattattattattattattattattattattattatgtagtCTAGATTCTATTTTGGTTAAGATTTCAGCACATTTCAACAAATTGAGTGTATTTCAACTAATACTGACTTCAAGTCCGATCTTGGGTCTTCTGAAGGTGCGGATGCCTAGGGCCCAGGGTTAAAAGGGGTCCAAAATATTATTTCTagtttttaagaaatttttaacttttaaatgtcaaaaaaaaaatttaccaacttttaaggggctcaaaaaaaattttagcttttgacggcccaaaattttttttaccaacttttaaAGAACCTACAACCCTATTTTATTGTTTTGACTAAAGCCCAAAAATGTCAAGAATAGACCTGACCGACATGTACTGGTTCGAATTAATATtcgaattatataataataattttttaatattctaaaaaataaataaaaaaatgaaaatctataaatttaatattaatatataaattgcataaaattaaaataaaataaagtaggaaattactaaaaaaatgaatacataAACTAAATACAATAATAGATAAAACGAGATGCGACTTCCCCCTAGATATTTTACACTTTCTCCCACAAAAAAACTTGTAATGCCTACTCCATTTGTAATTCCATCGATTACTCGCCTATCAAAAAAATGAGCTCGTAACGGttgatacaaaattttaatattttaaaattaacttttatttttttttatcttgaacattctattttttaataaatacatttaaaattaaattataattattaaattaatttttttaaaacctacatctgcatataaatatataggtaaactatataaatagtcacccaactattaacgTGTTTCTGTTTTGTCACTTAGgtttaaatttttctattttagtaactaacattaccaaaatttaatattttgttcatTCATCCATTAAATTTCTAGCAAAGTGTTGATGTGATTATTTTATCattagcataataataaatttagccctcaaatagactctatcaatttggtcctaattctaaaaaaattaacaaatttaaccctcaactttgCACATTATGTCATTTTAATCTTGATtcttaaatattcaaaataaaaattttaaaaactttaaaataaagaaataattaaaagttcaatttgataaaaaaagcataagattttataataaaaaaatcatacaaaattataaaaatgcatacaaaaattataaataaatgtataCTCATTTTTGTCTTTTCCAACATGAAATTTAtggactaaaataataattttataaataaaaaatattttttaaaaaccccACAAACAAGACTTAACTAGATTCAAAGTTTtccttgttttaattttattttataaataataatttatttattaaatttttggcCTTGTTCCTCAGTCCTCACCAAATTTATCGAGCGTTGGGCACTCCTTTCCTCCACAACCACTGGCACCAATAACCTTTACTCCAAACTCATTAGTTTTCACATTATCCATTCTCGTGCCATCGAACTAGGAATCAATTGCAGAGCTATTGGCATGGCCTTCTCCTATTGGATCTCCAAGACTTCATCATCACCAATATATCCCCAATCATGTATGCCTTCAAGCACAACCTCAAACGCAACAAACTCATTTTAGGCAACAACCTAAAGACACCAATTCTTACCCTTTTCAACCTCTTGTTGTAGTTTATGACCCAACCTTAACATGGTGGTCattaatgttgaaaaaaaaagttgattttgCTTAATTcttcttaatttttttctcttaaattgttttatttataaagttattattttaataaatgaattattttagaaaaatagatatttgtttatttataaatattttttttataattttatatgtatttttataaaatctaatgtatttttatcaaaaaatgaacttttgaataatttttatttttaaagttttttttattttgaattttgaagaatcaagactaaattaacataatatgtaaagttgaaagttaaatttttgacttttttagaattaggaccaaattgatagaatctaTAAACAATGgaggactaaatttgttattatattaatgaGAAAATGACTAGGTTAACACTCTGTAACTGATTTAATGGATGAgtgaccaaaatttaaaatttgataatgttagtgattaaaataaaaaaaatttaaactaaggtATTCAAAATAAAAACGCACTGATAATTGAATGATTATTTATATAGtttaacataaatatatttatttgcatacaattaaaatatattttcatatatatacatatatgaaaaaaaagtatttttaaatatggataaatttaaattaatacatcgAAACACACTATTACTGATAggtaaaagtaacaaaataaaaactagtttaattcaagccaaatccaatttttaatttgaaaacaaaCACATATATCTCACTTGCATCCTAAATATTAGACTGTAATGGGCCGGTTGAGTGAGGCATCAAGGCCTACCCTATTTTACATCCAAGCCTTCATTTATGGAGAGGTTTTATTTTGGAAAGAAAGAGGCATGTGCATTATGCAGTAGATAATTTTGCAATTTTAGGCTATATTTGAtgggttaaaaaaattaaatgtgattaaaattaaatatttatgtctaatttgattattattgtaataacaaaaagaatatatatatattatactagttagacataaaataaaaaataattaatacaaatttaaatttaaaattagaattataagtaataatttttgtaaaaaagtaTACatcttcaaatttaaaaataagtaatgaGACTGGCTAAATATtaccaattgaattaatttattgctAACCTATATGCTAAAACATGTGCAAAAAAATAATATACCTACCAAATGTAGCAtgagtatatttattttttttataaaattataatataaaaaatatttgaatttattctCTATATTTTTAACCCTGTGATTataattcacaaaaataaatgaaattgttgaaaattttaatttctagTTGATTACTTtcttttcaacactttatcaaaCACGCCTTAGATGTAATTGATAAACCctttaaaactaatatttttaatgtgtttgataattataataaattttcacttAATTCAGAAGTGCCAATAAAAAGgtgttgaataaaataattaagtaaaagctgctgattgagtcttaactcaattggtATGAATATTGTTACTAGTGCAGGATGATGTGGGTTTGAGTGTGTTGAAAcatattattttcctatttaaagGTTGAGAGGGGCTATGAGTAGTTTTAGGCATTATCAAAAAGAGCGGAtataatcacaatttataataaaatttttaaaaaataaaataaaagctacATGTAGCttaatatttaaatgattaaattgattttatttaaaaaaaacctataCTATCTATTTActttgtcaaaattttgaaacatatatttaaattttatccaaaatcatttaaaaaatataaaaaattatattaataagattaaaattataaaataaataattgtcaaaattcaattttttattattatcaaaccACATATTTATATTCCGCacttaaattttattaacaaaagaaataattctataatatatattcaagaaaatcatatacttaaaatattttagtaCACAAAAGTGACTTCTGTCTATGGGAAGAGGGATGAGATTTTATTTTGGACAACATTATATATTTTCTAATCTCATAATCTGTTTTTTTAGAGTATCTCTAAATATTAGTACATGAATtttgtttattgattttttttacattaattatatatatttattatatttgttctttttgatatAGTGTTTAGAACTACTCATAGCCTCTCTCCAatccttaaataagaggataatgcagtTTAGCGCATTCAAACCTACATCTTCCTGCACTAACAACAATATTAATataaatcaagttaaaatttaATCGATACTCTTTTAAATCAATAGAGAATTTTAATTCACGGAAggataaaatttttttgttttgaagtaACGGATGAAATGAAGTTAAAGCATAAAAAACAACAATTATATAGAATGACCTTGAAAGaggaaaaaaacaacaaaaaggaCAAGACCATATGCATGAGGGATAGACATGAATCTTATCTAATAAAATATAACGTaaacatttttatatttgatgtcacatgtttattcattttaaaataatttgatttattattaatgagtaatgttaagtttaaataatgatgataatacaTTAATGTTAAGTTTATGTAATGATGATGACACATTAATATGATGACAAATACATAACCAACATAAATATATTTACCAAAAATACAAGATTAAGAAACAATAATTATGGGTTAAGACTGAAGTGGtgtagtttaatatatatatatatatattgaccagcaaatataaaatttcagacAGGACTCATTGTGGAAAAAGGAAAGCACATTTCAATAAATAAACTTGAAACAGGAAAACCTCCATGTACGTGAAACATCTGAAGCTATAAACAATAACGTAAGACGAAAGCAAAGTATATGAAAGAGAAAGATACAACACTTTTAAACTAACAAAAAGGCCACTAATGGCCAAGTTTATGACGTCTGCTATAATATATACTTCATAAACGTGTCTAAAAAGTTGAGATTCCTCTCTTAATTTCAGAGATGTGGAGTTACtaacataattcaatttcaaaattttccaatttcTTTACTTACATTTTGAAATTAGTCCTTCTCTTCTAATCCTTTATGTAGGCAATGGGGATTGTAATTGCTAAGATAGTTTCCTTTATCATATGTGATATGCTAGGTGTTTTTAGACAACCATTCTCTACCATTATAGTTAACTACGATCTATCCTTTTCacaatttcaaaattgatttaGATAggcctaaattttaaaaatatgagatttttgtttgatttaattTCCACAAATCACTTACACACGATTGTCATTATATCTACATATTACATACAAAAATGActatatttatctaataaataaataaattgatgtattcatTTCTTTGAATGTATAaggttgaatcaaaattaaagttttaaatataCATCTGAACCACAATTAAAAACTTCATGTGTATGATTACCCcaaatgaaaatttatgtatcaaattacacattaaattaaaatttaggtgtaattttgagatttattccaAATAGGAAACAAAACAATCGGCAACAATAATCCAAAATCCCAAATATAATAACATGATTAAAGGAAtcttggtaaaagtaccataaagGTTCCTatattaggagttagattgcattttttGCCCTCTCTActtaaaaaaaagggtaaattagtccttgtacattagatcaaagagcaaattgatcattctattaaaaatttcatcaatttttattgTTACAAACTGGTTCTTATACATCAGCATGAGGTACACATGACATGTCATATGTCATTGTCTGGTTATTCTGTCAGTCAtattagtttttaacaatacaaatgaatgaaatttttaacagaaagcacaaatttgctctttaatctaacatacagGGACTAATTTCCCATTTATTGTGTAGaggaggcaaaatgcaatctaactcctaaAAAAGAATCTTACTTGTAAAAATCACTCTTTAAAATCTTTAGAATTGACAACTTACAAAAATTTAACTAAGTTTCGCCAATTTTCTCAAGACTATTTGGATTTCGAAAACTCAaaaattgttatttataagtGACAATCTAAAACAtctaaaataagttttaaaagttACGTCTGTTCACTACCAAACTGATAATAAGTATGTGCAAAAGTCAATGATTGTCGTATCACTTCAATATTCAATCACATGGAAACATGTATCACATTCATTAATGTAAAAGTCACAAATCCCTGAAAATCAAAACGCTTATTACTACACATGTTCCTAACATACGTTAATTATAAGTACAAGTTGACTTTCATTGTTGTCACTCATGTTCCCAACGTTATGACAGTCACTAGCAAATCGACAATAAATATGAGGAAAAGTTAATGATTGTTATATCGATTCAATACTCAATCACATGAAAATGTGCATTACATTTATTAATGCAAAAGTTGCAAATCCCAAAAAATCAGAGCGCTTGTTACCACGCATGTTCCTAACATACGCTAATTATAAGTACCAATTGACTTTCAAGGTCATCACTCATGTTCCCAACATTTTGATTGTTCACTAACAAATCGATAATAAATACAAGGAAAAGTTAATGATTGTCATATCGCTTCAATAATCAAACATATTGCTTCAATAATCAATCACATGGAAACGTGTATCACATTTATtaatgcaaaagttgcaaaacCCGCAAAACCGAACCGTTTATTACCATGCGTGTTCCCAACGTATGCTAATCATAAACACCAACTGACCTTTCAAGGTCATCATCATGTTCTCAA includes these proteins:
- the LOC107914657 gene encoding 23 kDa jasmonate-induced protein, which encodes MAEENVFGKPITEADNTASEKPITESEEDNVLDEAALELTLSEARSGSNLFGTAIDQAFVMGIPEYANRARLDRSVVAMQWKDRGGNYTAAVDYVREVKRRWGNGVSTLCVLYNGTGERLTYHTDNDWWGSIYLPYPQIIENGQWACFFHVKRTAAASGSMGAVVYRGKNKEGEDTDWLVAWDNPWNTLRFTNQAYAEINQAGHYDRIDWEALGRTISSAGRQYRAAWRGCVAQVQTEIDTSPLWEGVLSLE